DNA from Metabacillus flavus:
GGGAAGCTATGATCTTGAAGTAAGAGCAGCAGATTCCATGGATTCAGTCCTTGATCTGGCGGGAACTGAATTGAAGGAAAATATGACGTACACGATTCTTGCTGTCGGATTTCTTGAAAAAGATCCAGCACTTGATGCCATCGTCCTGGAAGATCCAATGATGCCGGCCGGAATGCCGAAAACTGGTATGGGAGGAACATCGGAAACTGCGCAATCCACTGCACCTTGGGCCATTTTTGCAGCAGCCGCGGGTTTAGGAGCTCTTATTATTTATGGTAAGAAAAAAAGCGCTCAGTAACATGATTCTTATTCTTTTCCTGGCTGGATGCAGCGGCGCTCAGGAAAAAGAAGGAATGCCTCAGCCAGTAAAAAGCATACCGATTGAAGTTAAATCTTTGAAGGCTTCCTCAAGCTCTCAAGCACCTGTTCGAAAGCTTGGGGAAGGCTTAACGCCTGAAACCTTATCGATTCCTGCACTGGGAATCAATACAAAGGTCGAGAAAGCCGGTCTCCTCAGCGATGGAACAATGGATGTTCCAAAGGATGATCAGAATACAGTATGGTATAAGCAGGGAGCTCGTCCTGGAGAAGCCGGTAATGCAGTCATTGCCGGCCATGTCGATAATAAAACGGGACCTGCCGTATTTTTCAATTTGAAAAAACTGAAAAGCGGAGATGAATTATCCGTTTTGGATGCAAAAAAGGAAAGACGGACGTTCGTTGTTGAAAAGGTTGAATCATACCCTTATGAACGTGCACCGATCCAATCCATATTCGGCCGGACGAATGAACCCAGACTCAATCTGATTACATGCACCGGAACGTATGACAAACGCAAAGAAACACATCTTGAACGGCTTGTTGTTTATACAAAACTTAAAAACAGCTAAACAAAACCTTCTTCCCGATGGAAGAAGGTTTTTCTTTTTCGTAATGGAAAAGATGATGGGAGGGAGAAGTTTTATAAAGTTTAAAAGCATTCTGCAAGCATGATCGGCAGCCACCGAATTTCATTTACTATAATAAGGGAATCTCGTATTTTGCAAGGCGCATAATCGGTAAACGCTGACGAAACGGATTAGCGATAGAATATTCTAAGCTTAGGCCTATAAAGTCCCTTTATGGGGCTTTTTCCTATTATTTACCCCTAAAGAGCATTTTGATCTTTTCACTAATTAAACCTCTAAATAAACTATGTTCTAAATAATCATAATAATTAGAAACAACACGTAATAACCGCATTAAACCTTAGTCTAAATCAGGCTACGCCTGAAGTCTTATACGAAAATATGGCCCTGGATCATTATGGGAAAACCGCTCGAAAGGTAAGCTAGATACATGAAGGGAGATGAAAAAAATGAAAAAAGCGGGATTGATAGCAGCTGCTTTCATAGCAGGTATGATACTGCTTGCCAATACAGGGCATATCATTGGTTTGGCTATAAGCGCAGCTATTCTGTACTTTGCATTTAAAGGATTTATGAAAACAGATTCAACTGGTAAGAAAATCCTCTGGGCCATAGTCGGTTTTATTGCTTTATGTGCATCGGCTTCTAATTTGCCGGCCATTATCGGCCTTGCTGCATTCTACGCATTAATCAAGATTGTAAAAAGCTTAAAAGGAACAAAGCAGGAACGTGAACACCGTTCAGATGATCCTTTTGTCAACTTTGAATCTCAATGGTCTGAAATCAATAAATCCAAATAAGAAGGGCTGGAAAACAAAATGTCTAATTTGTTCACAAGATTAAAAGATAGCATCACAGCTGATTTGCATGAGATCCTTGATCATAAAGAGGAGAAAAATCCGATTGCTATGCTCAACCAGTATTTAAGAGAATGCGAAAAAGAGACAGAAAAAGTAAGAGGTCTTGTTGAAAGACAATATAAGCTGAAAGACGAATTTCAAAGAGAGCTTCAGGAAGCGAGCAGAATGGCTGCTAAAAGGAAACATCAGGCTGAAGTGGCTGATCAGGCAGGCGAAACAGAGCTGAAACAATTTGCTGAAAAAGAATATGCGCAATATACAGACCGGGAGCACCGTTTATCCCAATCATTAAGTGAGGCATCTCTGCAGCTTGAACAGCTTGAACAAAGATATGAAGAAATGAAGCACAAGCTGAAGGATATGAATTTAAGAAGACTGGAATTAATGGGCAGGGAGAACAACGCAAGGGCTCAAGCGAAAATGAATAAAGTTCTGAAGTCTTCAGAAGAATCAATCGCATCATCCAGCCGGTTTGAAGAAATGGAACGATATATCGATCGCCTTGAATACCAGGTACAAACCAATTATTACAGAAGCACGATCGATGCAAAAACCGATGCTCTTGAAAAAGGATTAAACTTACAAAAAACGAATTCTCCATCCTGAATAATCGTGGTATCCTAAAAAGGCGCAGAATTGCGCCTTTTTCACAATAAGGAGGCGATCGCCATTTTTGACAAACTAAAAACCGAAACCATTAACTTATTCCTGCTTATCGGGATCGCCCTTTTAGTGCTGGAGTTCACATTTCATGATGGAGGATATGTCTTTTTTCTAGTCATCACCATTGGATGTATCTACTTCGGGCGGAAAAAAATGCCCCGTTCCAAAGGGAAATTTCTCTTCTGGTTTGGAATGATCTTTTTTACTTTGACTCTCCTTAATACCTTGGCTTTTAAATTTTTGATTTTGGCTATGCTCGGATATGCCATTTTCCAGTATGTACAGAGCCAGAAAAAACCTCAGATGATTAAGCCTGAGAGCGCAATCCGGCTTGATAAAGATCCAGTTGAAGGTATTGTCATGGAGAAGCCGCTTCTCAGTAATATTCTTTTTGGAAGGCAGCAGACACCGAAAGACATTTATGAATGGCAGGACATTAACATTCAAACGGGGATTGGCGACACCGTCATTGATTTATCCAATACGGTTCTCCCAAAAGAGGAGGCCGTCATATTTATCCGCGGTTTTATTGGAAATGTTCAAATTTATATCCCTTATGAATTAGAGGTTTCCCTGAAGCATTCTGTAATGGCAGGAGCGGTGAACGTTCTGGATTACAAAGAGTCCAGAAAGATGAATAAAACAATTTTTCTTGAAACAGAGGCTTATAAGGATGCGAAGGAAAAACTTAAGATTTGCACGTCTTTACTTGTTGGGGATATCGAGGTGAGACGCAAATGAGCACTCTGCTCCGGCACATTTTTTCAGGAGTCATTTTTTCCTTGATGCTGTTTATTGCCTTATTCAGTGTCTGGTTTATGAGGTTCCCTCCCGATAATTGGTCCAGCCTATGGGAAAGAGAAATTGGAGACCTTCCGTTTATCTTGTTCGCACTGCTGCTTTGCATATTAGTTGGTGCCTGCTATGGACTTTTTTCAGGGTTTGGTCTGAAAAGACAGCTGCACATGATGAACTTATATTTACAGGAACTTGAGAGCGGGAAACATACAAACGCCGAATTTGAGAAGCCTTCATTACCTGAGCTGCAGCAAATATGGGATGGGCTGGGCAGGCTGAACAAACAGCAAACTGAACAAATAAAAATTTTTCAAAAGTCTGCTAATGAAAAAGCTGTTGATCATGAAAAACAGGTACAGGCGATGGTTTCGCTTGAGCGCCAAAGACTGGCCAGAGAACTGCATGACTCCGTAAGCCAGCAGCTTTTTGCGGCATCCATGCTGATGTCGGCAATCAATGAGGGAGAAAGCAGTCCTGAAGTGACCCAGAAGCAAATGAAGCTGACAGAGCAAATGATTCATCAATCACAGCTTGAAATGAGGGCCTTGCTCCTGCATCTGCGTCCGGCCGCACTGAAGGGCAAAACCTTAGAAGAAGGAATTGAAGAGCTTCTTTCAGAGCTCATACATAAAGTCCCAATGACTGTGACGTGGAAACTGGAATCTTTTACACTCCCTAAAGGGGTGGAGGATCATTTATTCAGAATCCTGCAGGAGTCTGTTTCCAATACATTAAGGCATGCCAAAGCGGACCAGCTTGAGGTGCTGCTCATCAGCAGGGAGCAGATGGCCATCTTAAGGATAACCGATGACGGCATCGGCTTTAATGTAGAGCAGACAAAAACCGGCTCCTACGGTTTGCAGAATATAAAAGAACGGGCAGCAGAACTCGGGGGACTTGTGAAAATTATCAGTTTGCCGAACAAAGGAACACGCTTAGAAGTTAGAATTCCGCTGCTTGAACAGGAAACAGGAGGAGAGACATTGTGATACGCGTTTTATTTGCAGATGATCATGAAATGGTCAGAATTGGGGTTTCATCTTATTTAAATGCTCAGTCGGATATTGAAATTGTGGGAGAGGCGGAGGATGGGCTGCAAGCATACGAGCTTGCCCTCAAGCTGAAGCCTGACATTATACTAATGGATCTTGTTATGAAGGAAATGGACGGGATTGAAGCAACTCGTAAAATTATCGGAGATTGGCCTGAAGCAAAGGTAATCATCGTAACAAGCTTTCTGGATGATGAAAAAGTTTACCCCGCTCTTCAGGCTGGTGCTGCAAGCTATATGCTGAAAACCTCAAAGGCGAGCGAAATTGCGAGAGCCATCCGCGAAACCCATAAAGGCCAGTCCATCCTTGAACCGGAGGTAACCGGAAAAATGATGCAGAGAATGAGGCAGCCTCAAGATTCGCACCTTCATGATGGGCTGACAGCCAGAGAGATGGAGATTTTGCTCTTGATGGCTCAGGGAAAATCAAATCAGGAAATGGCGGATGAGTTATTCATTGCTTTGAAAACGGTAAAGGTCCATGTTAGCAATATCTTAAGCAAGCTGGAAGTCCATGATCGCACCCAGGCTGTCATTTACGCATTCAAAAACGAATTGATTCACTAACAAATGAGCCCGTTCACAAGGCTCATTTGATTGTTTTCAGAGGGGAGAGCACATGGTTTTCAATGGACCGGTTGAGCTTCGGATTCACATCCTTCAATATTT
Protein-coding regions in this window:
- a CDS encoding class F sortase, with the translated sequence MVRKKALSNMILILFLAGCSGAQEKEGMPQPVKSIPIEVKSLKASSSSQAPVRKLGEGLTPETLSIPALGINTKVEKAGLLSDGTMDVPKDDQNTVWYKQGARPGEAGNAVIAGHVDNKTGPAVFFNLKKLKSGDELSVLDAKKERRTFVVEKVESYPYERAPIQSIFGRTNEPRLNLITCTGTYDKRKETHLERLVVYTKLKNS
- a CDS encoding flagellar basal body rod protein, yielding MKKAGLIAAAFIAGMILLANTGHIIGLAISAAILYFAFKGFMKTDSTGKKILWAIVGFIALCASASNLPAIIGLAAFYALIKIVKSLKGTKQEREHRSDDPFVNFESQWSEINKSK
- a CDS encoding PspA/IM30 family protein, producing MSNLFTRLKDSITADLHEILDHKEEKNPIAMLNQYLRECEKETEKVRGLVERQYKLKDEFQRELQEASRMAAKRKHQAEVADQAGETELKQFAEKEYAQYTDREHRLSQSLSEASLQLEQLEQRYEEMKHKLKDMNLRRLELMGRENNARAQAKMNKVLKSSEESIASSSRFEEMERYIDRLEYQVQTNYYRSTIDAKTDALEKGLNLQKTNSPS
- the liaF gene encoding cell wall-active antibiotics response protein LiaF, which encodes MRLFHNKEAIAIFDKLKTETINLFLLIGIALLVLEFTFHDGGYVFFLVITIGCIYFGRKKMPRSKGKFLFWFGMIFFTLTLLNTLAFKFLILAMLGYAIFQYVQSQKKPQMIKPESAIRLDKDPVEGIVMEKPLLSNILFGRQQTPKDIYEWQDINIQTGIGDTVIDLSNTVLPKEEAVIFIRGFIGNVQIYIPYELEVSLKHSVMAGAVNVLDYKESRKMNKTIFLETEAYKDAKEKLKICTSLLVGDIEVRRK
- a CDS encoding sensor histidine kinase, with translation MSTLLRHIFSGVIFSLMLFIALFSVWFMRFPPDNWSSLWEREIGDLPFILFALLLCILVGACYGLFSGFGLKRQLHMMNLYLQELESGKHTNAEFEKPSLPELQQIWDGLGRLNKQQTEQIKIFQKSANEKAVDHEKQVQAMVSLERQRLARELHDSVSQQLFAASMLMSAINEGESSPEVTQKQMKLTEQMIHQSQLEMRALLLHLRPAALKGKTLEEGIEELLSELIHKVPMTVTWKLESFTLPKGVEDHLFRILQESVSNTLRHAKADQLEVLLISREQMAILRITDDGIGFNVEQTKTGSYGLQNIKERAAELGGLVKIISLPNKGTRLEVRIPLLEQETGGETL
- a CDS encoding response regulator encodes the protein MIRVLFADDHEMVRIGVSSYLNAQSDIEIVGEAEDGLQAYELALKLKPDIILMDLVMKEMDGIEATRKIIGDWPEAKVIIVTSFLDDEKVYPALQAGAASYMLKTSKASEIARAIRETHKGQSILEPEVTGKMMQRMRQPQDSHLHDGLTAREMEILLLMAQGKSNQEMADELFIALKTVKVHVSNILSKLEVHDRTQAVIYAFKNELIH